Proteins co-encoded in one Flavobacteriales bacterium TMED191 genomic window:
- the rimM gene encoding 16S rRNA processing protein RimM, translated as MNQTNKILIGHVAKCHGLHGLFSIKLNTPIDLFQLFINTQIIYIENNINPMCIQSIQLNSKVFIKVKTKEITNRENAKDLLRKNIYIKIGDHPIIDEAFNKKNQLINYKMFDKTQGLIGEIVEINHNSPQPLFIVKRDDKSIPIPFVEEIIMEINENNNIINVDLPEGLIEICSE; from the coding sequence TTGAATCAAACTAATAAAATTCTCATAGGACATGTTGCAAAATGCCATGGATTACATGGCCTTTTTAGTATAAAACTAAATACTCCTATTGATTTATTTCAATTATTTATAAATACTCAAATCATATATATTGAAAACAATATAAATCCCATGTGTATTCAAAGTATACAGCTAAACTCAAAAGTATTTATAAAAGTCAAAACAAAAGAAATTACTAATAGAGAAAATGCTAAAGATCTTTTGAGAAAAAACATATACATTAAAATAGGTGATCATCCAATAATAGATGAAGCGTTTAACAAAAAAAATCAGCTAATTAATTATAAAATGTTTGACAAAACGCAAGGCTTAATTGGTGAAATTGTTGAAATTAATCATAATAGTCCTCAACCATTATTTATTGTTAAAAGAGATGATAAAAGTATTCCAATTCCCTTTGTTGAAGAAATAATAATGGAAATTAATGAAAACAATAATATAATCAATGTTGATTTACCTGAAGGTTTAATCGAAATATGTAGTGAATAA